From the Nonlabens marinus S1-08 genome, one window contains:
- a CDS encoding helix-turn-helix domain-containing protein: protein MVNSADFSKRLEQIMERHDLNASSFAEQIGVGRSSISHILSGRNKPSLDFIMSVLKQFPDVDLYWLLNGKGTYSTSEVLEKSPQIVTPTDSGSGKKRLEEPQANTSTSIDPVKNESTETTNLLTSTLSKKGKNITKVILIYDDCTFEAFDS, encoded by the coding sequence ATGGTAAATTCGGCAGACTTTTCGAAGCGATTGGAACAAATTATGGAGCGTCATGACCTGAATGCTTCAAGTTTTGCAGAGCAAATCGGCGTAGGTCGCAGTTCTATTTCACATATATTGTCAGGACGTAATAAGCCAAGTCTCGATTTTATCATGTCCGTATTGAAGCAATTTCCAGACGTCGATTTGTATTGGTTGCTGAATGGTAAAGGCACCTACTCTACATCAGAAGTTTTAGAAAAAAGTCCTCAAATAGTCACACCTACAGATTCAGGATCAGGTAAAAAACGCCTGGAAGAACCTCAGGCAAATACCTCCACCTCTATCGATCCAGTTAAAAATGAATCAACAGAGACTACCAATTTACTCACATCCACTCTTTCAAAAAAAGGGAAGAATATCACAAAAGTAATTTTGATTTATGACGACTGTACTTTTGAAGCTTTTGATTCTTAA
- a CDS encoding DUF6989 domain-containing protein, translating into MFHSLSKVLIEFFKAILKVSIAGVAIGLLKTYPFIVAGLILIKLFHVAYVKVIKPEGTKNWILITGMLMTGVFGIVAEYWGVSNDYWEYHYIDSTLPAWLPFAWMMAFYILYQLEHQLVPFLKNPSLVQRIVLMIVLTLIIPAIGEMVAINMGVWTYTWPYQLLGVPVYAFIALVLIHMFVYLLLYLIFKNSYGKMLPFAPTGIDRQ; encoded by the coding sequence ATGTTCCATTCACTTTCTAAGGTTTTAATAGAATTTTTTAAAGCAATTCTCAAAGTTTCTATTGCTGGTGTAGCGATTGGATTATTAAAAACCTATCCATTTATAGTGGCGGGTCTCATTCTGATCAAATTGTTTCATGTTGCTTACGTAAAAGTGATCAAACCTGAAGGGACGAAAAATTGGATTCTAATAACTGGAATGCTGATGACTGGAGTTTTCGGAATTGTTGCAGAGTATTGGGGAGTGTCAAACGACTATTGGGAATACCATTACATTGATAGCACATTACCCGCCTGGTTGCCGTTTGCATGGATGATGGCCTTTTACATTTTGTACCAATTAGAACATCAGCTGGTTCCTTTTTTAAAAAATCCCAGTTTGGTCCAGCGTATTGTTTTGATGATTGTCTTGACGCTTATCATACCTGCTATAGGTGAAATGGTAGCTATCAATATGGGAGTATGGACCTACACCTGGCCTTATCAATTGTTAGGCGTTCCAGTGTATGCATTTATAGCTCTTGTGCTCATACACATGTTCGTCTACTTATTATTATATCTAATTTTTAAAAATAGTTATGGGAAAATGTTGCCTTTTGCTCCTACTGGTATTGACCGTCAGTAG
- a CDS encoding M14 family zinc carboxypeptidase, which yields MMENTQQQSKPLGRYFTYQEFEDQFLPIVQSLPQDTYTFSYLGSSVQNRSIYGLQIGHGKLKILAWSQMHGNESTSTRALLDLLQSTDLDQIIKGVSLYIIPVLNPDGLEDWTRVNANGVDLNRDALELSQPESLILKDALDFFEPDLALNLHGQRTFYGLNNSVLPAQLSFLTPSGDSNKQVTDSRLQSMSLINAVVEQLSSSMGAGIGRYDDGYNPNCWGDHCQSLGIPTVLFEAGHSGDDYSRDQVKGFYLESLKIVISTAKRNMTWSDDTETKYFNIPEIHKSYCDILIRNLSSSCKSVDLAVMYHEQLIEGQLCFIPMIFAINEPSILYGHRTIDLTSHKTYNDDLVISEDMEVSSDSLKIRSFIK from the coding sequence ATGATGGAGAATACTCAGCAACAATCTAAGCCTTTGGGTCGGTACTTTACTTACCAAGAATTTGAAGATCAATTTTTACCTATAGTTCAATCTCTTCCTCAGGATACTTACACCTTCTCCTATTTAGGATCGTCTGTTCAAAATCGTTCCATTTACGGTTTGCAAATCGGTCACGGGAAATTGAAGATTCTGGCATGGTCGCAGATGCATGGCAATGAATCTACTTCTACTCGTGCATTATTAGATCTATTACAATCAACAGATTTAGATCAAATAATTAAAGGTGTGTCATTATATATTATTCCTGTTTTAAATCCAGACGGATTAGAAGATTGGACCAGAGTTAATGCAAATGGAGTGGATTTGAACCGAGATGCTTTGGAGTTAAGTCAGCCAGAAAGTTTGATACTAAAGGACGCATTAGATTTCTTTGAGCCAGACCTTGCATTGAATTTACATGGCCAACGCACCTTTTATGGATTGAATAACAGTGTTCTTCCTGCTCAGCTATCATTTTTGACCCCTTCAGGTGATTCCAATAAGCAAGTGACCGATTCTCGTTTACAGTCTATGTCTTTAATAAATGCCGTTGTTGAGCAGCTCTCAAGCTCCATGGGTGCGGGAATTGGTAGGTATGATGATGGTTATAATCCTAATTGTTGGGGCGATCACTGTCAGTCCCTTGGTATTCCTACGGTGTTGTTTGAGGCTGGGCATTCCGGTGACGATTACTCGAGAGATCAAGTAAAAGGTTTTTATCTGGAGAGCTTGAAGATTGTGATTAGCACAGCTAAAAGGAATATGACTTGGAGCGATGACACGGAAACCAAATACTTTAATATTCCAGAAATCCACAAGAGTTACTGTGACATTCTTATTAGAAACTTAAGCTCTAGTTGTAAATCTGTTGACCTCGCTGTGATGTATCACGAGCAGTTGATAGAAGGACAGCTCTGTTTTATCCCTATGATTTTTGCCATCAACGAGCCTAGCATTTTATATGGACATAGAACAATTGACTTAACCTCACACAAAACCTACAACGATGATTTGGTAATTTCTGAGGATATGGAGGTAAGCTCAGATTCACTAAAAATCCGTTCGTTTATTAAATAA
- a CDS encoding Lrp/AsnC family transcriptional regulator, with protein MRAKIDDIDKQILDVLIENTRTPFTDIAKRLNISAGTVHVRVKKMEESGIIHGSSLTVDYRQLGYNFIAYIGVYLEKTSQTQFVLSRISEIPYVTVAHITTGKFNIFCKIRAKDTTHAKKIIFQLDDIDGVSRTETMISLEESINDKKRLLHKVFQDL; from the coding sequence ATGAGGGCTAAAATAGATGATATCGACAAGCAGATTCTTGATGTACTAATTGAGAATACGCGTACACCTTTTACAGATATAGCAAAGCGTTTGAATATATCTGCTGGTACTGTTCATGTGCGGGTCAAGAAGATGGAAGAGTCTGGAATTATTCATGGTTCTTCTTTAACGGTAGATTACCGTCAACTGGGCTACAACTTCATTGCTTATATAGGAGTTTATCTAGAGAAAACCAGTCAAACGCAGTTTGTTCTTAGTCGAATTTCTGAAATTCCCTATGTCACCGTTGCTCACATCACCACAGGAAAATTCAATATTTTCTGTAAAATTAGAGCTAAGGATACCACTCATGCTAAAAAGATCATTTTCCAATTAGATGATATAGACGGCGTGAGTCGTACAGAAACGATGATCAGTCTAGAAGAAAGCATCAACGATAAGAAACGATTGTTGCACAAGGTATTTCAAGACCTATAA